One region of Chryseobacterium sp. SORGH_AS_0447 genomic DNA includes:
- a CDS encoding aconitate hydratase, whose protein sequence is MTFDIDMIKKVYERYPERIAAARQITGKPLTLSEKILYTHLWEGNATQEYERGNSYVDFAPDRVAMQDATAQMALLQFMQAGKAKVAVPSTAHADHLIQARVGAESDLQEGINKNSEVFNFLSSVCDKYGIGFWKPGAGIIHQVVLENYAFPGGMMIGTDSHTVNAGGLGMVAIGVGGADAVDVMAGMAWELKMPKLIGVKLTGKMSGWTAPKDVILKVAGILTVKGGTGCIVEYFGEGAESLSATGKGTICNMGAEVGATTSTFGYDDSMRRYLAATGRQDVVDAADQIAEHLTGDPEVYANPEQYFDQLIEINLSELTPHLNGPFTPDLATPVSEFRAKAEANGWPLEVEWALIGSCTNSSYEDLSRAASIVEDAVAKGVKPKAILGINPGSEQVKYTAERDGFLDSFRKFENARIFTNACGPCIGQWDREGAEKGEKNSIIHSFNRNFAKRADGNPNTHAFVASPELVAAVAISGRLDFNPITDTLTAENGEQVKLDEPKGSELPSKGFAVEDNGYQAPSEDGSSVVVNVSPTSDRLQLLEEFPAWDGQNITGARVLIKAFGKCTTDHISMAGPWLKYRGHLDNISNNMLIGAVNAYNMETNKVKNQLTGEYGEVPAVQRAYKAAGIPSIVVGDQNYGEGSSREHAAMEPRHLGVKAVLVKSFARIHETNLKKQGMLGLTFADEADYDKVQEDDVVNFLDLDQFAPGKQLTLEFIHTDGSKDIVLANHTYNDQQIEWFKAGSALNLIKQQEKN, encoded by the coding sequence ATGACTTTTGATATTGACATGATCAAAAAAGTGTATGAGCGTTATCCTGAAAGAATTGCTGCGGCAAGACAGATTACAGGAAAGCCATTGACACTTTCAGAGAAAATCCTTTACACGCACTTGTGGGAAGGAAATGCAACCCAGGAATATGAAAGAGGAAATTCTTATGTAGATTTTGCTCCGGACCGGGTAGCGATGCAGGATGCTACGGCACAGATGGCACTGCTACAGTTCATGCAGGCCGGAAAAGCAAAAGTAGCTGTTCCTTCAACGGCCCATGCTGACCACCTGATCCAGGCAAGAGTAGGCGCGGAATCTGATTTACAGGAAGGAATCAATAAAAACTCAGAAGTTTTCAATTTCCTGAGCTCTGTTTGTGATAAATACGGAATCGGTTTCTGGAAGCCGGGCGCAGGAATTATCCATCAGGTCGTGCTTGAAAATTATGCCTTTCCGGGCGGAATGATGATCGGTACCGATTCCCATACGGTAAATGCGGGAGGATTAGGAATGGTAGCCATCGGTGTCGGTGGTGCGGATGCCGTAGATGTAATGGCCGGAATGGCCTGGGAGCTTAAAATGCCAAAACTGATCGGGGTAAAACTTACCGGTAAAATGTCCGGATGGACTGCTCCGAAAGACGTGATCTTAAAAGTAGCAGGAATCCTTACTGTAAAAGGGGGAACCGGCTGCATCGTAGAATATTTCGGTGAAGGAGCGGAATCGCTTTCAGCCACCGGAAAAGGGACTATCTGTAACATGGGTGCTGAGGTAGGTGCTACCACGTCTACTTTCGGGTACGACGATTCCATGAGAAGGTATCTGGCTGCTACAGGCAGACAGGATGTGGTGGATGCCGCAGATCAGATTGCCGAGCACTTGACAGGTGACCCTGAAGTATATGCCAATCCTGAACAATATTTCGACCAATTAATTGAAATCAACCTTTCGGAGCTTACGCCGCATTTAAATGGGCCATTTACTCCGGATTTAGCGACTCCGGTTTCTGAATTCAGAGCCAAAGCGGAAGCTAACGGATGGCCGCTGGAAGTGGAATGGGCATTGATCGGTTCGTGTACCAACTCATCATACGAAGACCTTTCGAGAGCCGCTTCTATCGTAGAAGATGCTGTAGCAAAAGGGGTTAAGCCAAAAGCTATTTTAGGAATCAACCCAGGTTCGGAACAGGTAAAATATACGGCTGAAAGAGACGGATTCTTGGATTCTTTCAGGAAATTTGAAAATGCAAGAATCTTTACCAACGCGTGCGGACCTTGTATCGGACAGTGGGACCGGGAAGGTGCTGAAAAAGGGGAGAAAAACTCCATTATCCACTCATTCAACAGAAACTTTGCAAAAAGAGCGGATGGAAACCCGAATACGCATGCTTTTGTAGCTTCTCCTGAATTGGTAGCTGCAGTCGCAATTTCCGGAAGATTGGATTTTAATCCGATTACCGATACCTTAACGGCTGAAAACGGCGAACAGGTAAAACTGGATGAGCCTAAAGGCTCTGAGCTTCCTTCAAAAGGTTTTGCCGTAGAAGACAACGGCTACCAGGCTCCTTCTGAAGACGGGTCAAGCGTAGTGGTGAATGTAAGCCCTACTTCCGACAGGCTTCAGCTGCTTGAAGAATTCCCTGCATGGGACGGCCAGAACATTACCGGAGCAAGGGTTTTAATCAAAGCTTTCGGAAAATGTACAACTGACCATATTTCTATGGCGGGACCTTGGCTGAAATACAGAGGCCACCTGGATAATATTTCCAATAACATGCTGATCGGCGCGGTAAACGCCTATAACATGGAAACCAATAAAGTAAAAAACCAGCTGACCGGCGAATATGGCGAAGTTCCTGCGGTGCAGAGAGCTTATAAAGCGGCCGGAATCCCTTCTATTGTAGTCGGAGACCAGAATTACGGGGAAGGATCTTCCAGAGAGCATGCGGCGATGGAACCAAGACACCTTGGCGTAAAAGCAGTATTGGTAAAATCATTTGCCAGAATTCATGAAACCAACCTTAAAAAGCAGGGAATGCTTGGGTTGACGTTTGCCGATGAAGCAGATTACGATAAAGTACAGGAAGACGACGTTGTTAACTTCTTGGATCTGGATCAGTTTGCTCCGGGAAAACAGCTGACATTGGAATTCATTCATACCGACGGAAGCAAAGACATTGTTCTGGCCAACCATACCTACAACGATCAACAGATCGAATGGTTCAAAGCAGGTTCTGCCCTGAATCTGATCAAACAACAGGAGAAAAATTAA
- a CDS encoding bifunctional aconitate hydratase 2/2-methylisocitrate dehydratase, whose amino-acid sequence MNIYQDYIQEIEERKNQGLHPKPIDSAELLSEIIAQIKDTANEYRADSLKFFIYNTLPGTTSAAAVKAEFLKEIILGESLVEEISPAYAFELLSHMKGGKSIEVLLDLALGHDAAIARQAAEVLKTQVFLYEADTNRLKEAYHSGNEIAKEILESYAKAEFFTKLPEVAEEIKVVTYIAGEGDISTDLLSPGNQAHSRSDRELHGKCMITPQAQDEIKALQAQYPDASVMLIAEKGTMGVGSSRMSGVNNVALWTGKQASPYVPFVNIAPIVGGTNGISPIFLTTVDVTGGIGIDLKNWVKKTDENGNPIRNENGEIVLEEAYSVATGTVLTINTKEKKLYKGNEELIDLSRSFTPQKMEFIKAGGSYAIVFGKKLQTFAAQVLGIEAPQVFAPSKEISHDGQGLTAVEKIFNRNAVGVTPGKVLHAGSDVRVQVNIVGSQDTTGLMTAQELESMAATVISPVVDGAYQSGCHTASVWDKKAQANIPKLMKFMNDFGLITARDPKGQYHSMTDVIHKVLNDITIDEWAIIIGGDSHTRMSKGVAFGADSGTVALALATGEASMPIPESVKVTFKGNMKEHMDFRDVVHATQAQMLKQFGGENVFQGRIIEVHIGTLPADQAFTFTDWTAEMKAKASICISEDDTLIESLEIAKGRIQIMINKGMDNKNQVLQGLIDKADKRIAEIRSGEKPALTPDANAKYYAEVVVDLDAIVEPMIADPDVNNDDVSKRYTHDTIRDLTFYGGEKKVDLGFVGSCMVHKGDLKIVSQMLKNIEKKNGTIEFKAPLVVAAPTYNIIDELKAEGDWEFLEKYSGFEFDDQAPKGEARVEYKNMMYLERPGCNLCMGNQEKAAKGDTVMATSTRLFQGRVVEDSERKKGESLLASTPVVVLSAIIGRIPNIDEYKAAVEGIDLTTFVPSIKELTSTSAH is encoded by the coding sequence ATGAACATTTATCAGGATTACATCCAAGAAATTGAAGAAAGAAAAAATCAGGGACTTCACCCAAAACCTATTGACAGTGCCGAATTATTAAGCGAGATCATCGCACAGATAAAAGATACAGCCAACGAATACAGGGCTGACTCTCTTAAGTTTTTTATTTACAACACTTTGCCTGGGACCACCAGTGCAGCCGCTGTAAAAGCTGAATTTTTAAAAGAAATTATTCTCGGTGAGTCTTTAGTTGAAGAAATCTCTCCGGCTTATGCCTTCGAACTGTTATCCCACATGAAAGGCGGGAAATCGATCGAAGTATTGCTGGATCTTGCTCTTGGTCATGATGCAGCGATTGCCCGACAGGCTGCTGAAGTTCTTAAAACACAGGTTTTCCTTTATGAAGCGGATACCAACCGACTGAAGGAAGCATACCATAGCGGTAACGAAATCGCAAAAGAAATCCTTGAAAGCTATGCAAAGGCGGAATTTTTCACCAAACTTCCGGAAGTGGCTGAGGAAATTAAAGTCGTAACCTATATTGCTGGGGAAGGTGATATTTCGACAGATCTTTTATCGCCGGGAAACCAGGCGCACTCAAGATCAGACCGTGAGCTTCACGGTAAATGCATGATCACGCCTCAGGCGCAGGACGAAATTAAAGCTTTACAGGCACAGTATCCTGATGCCAGCGTTATGCTGATTGCAGAAAAAGGAACTATGGGGGTAGGATCGTCCCGTATGTCCGGGGTAAACAACGTCGCATTATGGACCGGTAAGCAGGCAAGTCCTTACGTACCTTTCGTAAACATTGCACCAATTGTAGGAGGTACCAACGGAATCTCCCCGATCTTCCTGACAACTGTAGACGTAACCGGAGGTATCGGAATCGACCTTAAAAACTGGGTGAAGAAGACAGATGAAAACGGAAACCCGATTCGCAACGAAAACGGCGAAATCGTTCTGGAAGAAGCGTATTCAGTGGCAACAGGAACGGTTTTAACCATCAATACAAAAGAAAAGAAACTTTATAAAGGAAACGAGGAACTGATCGATCTTTCCAGATCGTTTACTCCGCAAAAGATGGAATTCATCAAAGCCGGAGGATCTTACGCCATCGTTTTCGGTAAAAAACTGCAAACTTTTGCCGCACAGGTTTTAGGAATTGAAGCGCCTCAGGTTTTTGCACCGTCAAAAGAAATCTCTCACGACGGACAGGGCTTAACGGCTGTTGAAAAAATCTTTAACAGAAACGCTGTAGGGGTAACTCCCGGTAAAGTGCTTCACGCAGGTTCAGACGTTAGAGTACAGGTAAACATCGTAGGTTCACAGGATACTACTGGTCTGATGACTGCACAGGAGCTGGAATCTATGGCGGCTACCGTAATTTCTCCGGTAGTGGACGGCGCTTATCAGTCAGGATGCCACACAGCTTCCGTATGGGATAAAAAAGCACAGGCGAATATTCCTAAGCTGATGAAATTCATGAATGATTTCGGATTGATTACGGCGCGTGACCCGAAAGGCCAGTACCATTCCATGACCGACGTAATCCACAAAGTTCTAAACGATATTACGATCGACGAATGGGCGATCATCATCGGAGGGGATTCTCACACCAGAATGTCCAAAGGGGTAGCTTTCGGAGCAGATTCCGGAACCGTAGCTCTTGCACTGGCAACCGGTGAGGCGTCAATGCCGATCCCTGAGTCCGTAAAAGTAACCTTCAAAGGAAACATGAAAGAACACATGGATTTCCGTGACGTGGTTCATGCGACCCAGGCTCAGATGCTGAAGCAGTTTGGCGGGGAAAACGTATTCCAGGGAAGAATCATCGAGGTTCATATCGGAACGCTTCCTGCTGACCAGGCATTTACTTTTACCGACTGGACTGCAGAAATGAAGGCTAAAGCTTCGATCTGTATTTCTGAAGATGATACCTTAATCGAATCTCTGGAAATTGCAAAAGGCAGAATCCAGATCATGATTAATAAAGGAATGGATAACAAAAACCAGGTTCTTCAGGGACTGATCGACAAAGCAGATAAGAGAATTGCAGAGATCAGATCAGGAGAAAAACCGGCTCTTACTCCGGATGCCAATGCAAAGTATTATGCTGAAGTGGTGGTAGACCTTGACGCAATCGTAGAACCGATGATTGCCGATCCGGATGTAAATAACGACGACGTTTCCAAAAGATATACCCACGATACCATCAGAGATCTGACGTTCTACGGAGGGGAGAAAAAAGTAGATCTGGGCTTTGTAGGATCATGTATGGTTCACAAAGGTGACCTTAAGATCGTTTCCCAGATGCTTAAAAACATCGAAAAGAAAAACGGAACCATCGAATTTAAAGCACCGCTTGTCGTAGCTGCTCCTACGTATAATATCATCGACGAACTGAAAGCGGAAGGAGACTGGGAATTCCTTGAGAAATATTCAGGTTTCGAATTTGATGATCAGGCACCTAAAGGAGAAGCCCGTGTTGAGTACAAAAACATGATGTACCTAGAGCGTCCGGGATGTAACCTTTGTATGGGGAACCAGGAGAAAGCAGCAAAAGGAGATACGGTAATGGCTACGTCTACCCGTCTGTTCCAGGGAAGAGTTGTGGAAGATTCCGAACGTAAAAAAGGAGAATCTTTATTGGCCTCTACCCCGGTTGTGGTATTATCCGCGATCATCGGGCGTATTCCAAATATCGATGAATACAAAGCAGCGGTAGAAGGTATCGACCTTACGACCTTTGTACCTTCCATCAAGGAGCTTACCAGCACAAGTGCTCACTAA
- a CDS encoding WG repeat-containing protein: MKNVASILCLFISLSVFSQTKVIKKIPIKDVAKTPVTNPGQKTKGAPDLPVLYSELPVLIPKKKNGNFGYVNQKGKFIIQPEYHIAVFFYEDCNLLNSPNEKLRKFGTAEYATVEKNEISYRVDRKGKRVYQYKQADLGKCIHKDYIQQLFQVYTMNGFFGLIEKSTFKDPQDYKQFKIYPQYDYLFILEGDDVGNPMIVASKNNTFGVIDVNGNVIIPFEYADIKRNFSWKLGRMFEVSKDGKNYFYVDQRNKTY, encoded by the coding sequence ATGAAAAATGTAGCTTCGATTTTATGCCTTTTTATTTCGCTTTCCGTTTTTTCCCAGACTAAAGTCATAAAGAAAATCCCGATAAAAGATGTGGCCAAAACGCCGGTTACAAATCCCGGGCAAAAAACAAAAGGAGCACCGGACCTGCCGGTTCTTTATTCCGAACTCCCGGTGTTGATTCCCAAGAAAAAGAACGGAAACTTCGGATACGTTAATCAGAAAGGGAAATTCATTATTCAGCCTGAGTATCATATTGCCGTATTCTTCTATGAGGACTGCAACCTTTTAAATTCACCCAACGAAAAGTTGAGAAAATTCGGGACCGCCGAATATGCTACCGTCGAGAAAAATGAAATCTCTTACCGGGTCGACCGGAAAGGAAAAAGGGTGTACCAGTACAAACAGGCAGACCTTGGAAAATGTATTCATAAAGATTATATACAGCAGCTTTTTCAGGTGTACACCATGAACGGCTTTTTCGGACTCATTGAAAAATCCACCTTTAAAGATCCGCAGGACTACAAGCAGTTCAAAATTTATCCGCAATACGATTATCTATTCATTCTGGAAGGAGACGACGTGGGCAACCCGATGATTGTTGCCTCTAAAAACAACACGTTCGGAGTTATTGATGTAAACGGAAACGTAATTATCCCGTTTGAATATGCTGATATCAAAAGAAATTTCAGCTGGAAGCTCGGCCGGATGTTTGAGGTTTCCAAAGACGGGAAAAACTATTTCTATGTCGATCAGCGAAACAAAACATACTGA
- a CDS encoding acyl-CoA thioesterase: MAKIKKASDSLTVMTNIVLPNDTNQLRNLFGGELLARMDRCASISATRHCERRVVTASVNHVSFDHPIPEGGIVVMESKVSRAFSTSMEIYVDVWLDDPINRKKIQTNKGIYTFVAVDEFNRPIPIPDMEPETELEKERYAAALRRKELSLILSGRMKPAESIELKKLFQEPTE, encoded by the coding sequence ATGGCAAAAATAAAAAAAGCATCAGATTCCCTGACGGTCATGACGAATATCGTCCTTCCCAACGATACCAACCAGCTGCGAAACCTTTTTGGAGGCGAATTGCTGGCAAGAATGGACCGCTGTGCTTCGATTTCCGCAACCAGACACTGCGAGCGGAGAGTGGTAACGGCATCCGTAAACCATGTATCCTTCGATCATCCGATTCCGGAAGGTGGAATCGTGGTCATGGAATCCAAAGTTTCAAGGGCATTTTCTACGTCCATGGAAATCTATGTGGATGTATGGCTGGATGACCCGATCAACCGTAAGAAAATCCAGACCAACAAAGGGATTTATACTTTCGTCGCCGTAGATGAATTCAACCGTCCGATTCCAATCCCGGATATGGAACCGGAAACCGAGTTGGAAAAAGAAAGATATGCTGCCGCTTTACGGAGAAAAGAACTTTCCCTGATTCTTTCGGGAAGAATGAAGCCGGCAGAATCCATCGAGCTTAAAAAACTTTTCCAGGAACCTACGGAATAA
- a CDS encoding DUF1648 domain-containing protein, which produces MKSYKIIFGISVLLLLIYCILLAVKYPSVQETIPIHYSAEGADGFGNKIYLWLSVAVNAAILVFIGLIIFFPQKMFRKNENYLETSMEKAIKNRQIFLSALSVMVTLIFCGLSLKEIIP; this is translated from the coding sequence ATGAAGTCATACAAAATAATTTTCGGAATCTCCGTATTGCTGCTCCTGATCTACTGTATTTTATTAGCTGTAAAATATCCTTCTGTTCAGGAAACGATTCCGATCCATTATTCTGCGGAGGGCGCCGATGGATTCGGGAACAAAATTTATTTATGGCTGAGCGTCGCTGTTAATGCAGCGATCCTGGTTTTTATTGGACTGATCATCTTCTTTCCTCAGAAAATGTTTCGTAAAAATGAGAATTACCTTGAAACCTCGATGGAAAAGGCAATAAAAAACCGACAAATATTTCTGTCGGCTTTATCTGTAATGGTAACATTAATTTTCTGTGGATTATCCTTAAAGGAAATTATTCCGTAG
- a CDS encoding 2-hydroxyacid dehydrogenase: protein MKILLLDKNHPLITEQLTAKNFILEEDFTSSYDEVCQKVGSYDGIIIRSRIPLDKNFLEKAKNLKFIARVGAGMENIDIPVAERLGIRLINSPEGNRDSVAEHVVGMLLILMNRLFIASQEVKNGIWLREENRGDELLGKTVGLIGYGNMGKATAKRLSGFGCKVIFYDILPDLADEFATQVSLEELKERAEVISLHIPLTEQTYYMIDGPFIADMKHSFYFVNTARGKNVETKSLVEALKAGKVKGACLDVLEYEKSSFENLETENEDLKYLLESEKAIVTPHIAGWTVQSKEKLAQVIVDKIVAYFV, encoded by the coding sequence ATGAAAATACTGCTTTTAGATAAAAACCATCCTTTGATTACCGAACAGCTTACGGCTAAAAATTTTATTCTGGAAGAAGATTTTACGTCTTCATACGATGAGGTTTGCCAGAAAGTTGGAAGCTACGACGGGATCATTATCAGAAGCAGAATCCCTTTGGATAAAAATTTTCTGGAAAAAGCTAAAAATCTGAAATTTATCGCCAGGGTAGGAGCCGGAATGGAAAATATTGATATTCCCGTCGCTGAAAGACTGGGGATCCGGTTGATCAATTCTCCGGAAGGGAACCGTGACTCTGTGGCCGAACACGTTGTAGGAATGCTGCTGATTTTAATGAACAGGCTGTTTATCGCTTCGCAGGAAGTAAAAAACGGGATCTGGCTGCGTGAAGAAAACCGGGGAGACGAATTGCTGGGGAAAACCGTGGGGCTGATCGGCTACGGAAATATGGGAAAAGCTACGGCAAAAAGGCTTTCGGGTTTTGGCTGTAAAGTTATTTTCTATGATATTCTACCGGATCTTGCCGATGAATTTGCTACACAGGTTTCCCTGGAAGAACTGAAAGAAAGAGCGGAAGTGATCAGTCTGCATATCCCGCTGACGGAGCAGACGTATTATATGATTGATGGACCTTTCATTGCTGATATGAAACATAGTTTTTATTTTGTAAATACGGCACGAGGAAAGAATGTTGAAACGAAGAGTTTAGTTGAAGCATTAAAAGCCGGAAAAGTAAAAGGAGCCTGCCTGGATGTATTGGAATATGAGAAATCGTCCTTTGAAAATCTAGAAACCGAGAATGAAGATTTAAAATACCTCCTGGAATCTGAAAAAGCTATTGTAACACCGCATATTGCAGGATGGACGGTTCAGAGCAAAGAAAAGCTGGCCCAGGTAATCGTAGATAAGATTGTGGCATATTTTGTTTAG
- a CDS encoding serine hydrolase gives MRNLVLIVAVFLSVFSCKKKSENQDAAVGSTTNLPNYGNVDFSKAFTPAESQVPDKASLVRYIDQYYKKVWERGDLSGGILVAKGDDILYENYRGFAREGNQKPIDRNTPLHVASVSKTLTAMAMMKLIEAGKINLSDPLTKFFPGFPYPQVTVKTLLDQRSGLPKYEYFITKIQPAPAELSKAFLTNEDILNMLIKYKPALARDTDTGFMYCNTNFAMLALVIEKVTKTPFPQAMKEMIFDPLKMKNTYIFQEKDIPTASQSFYYGGSKLYPLDRLDLIYGDKNVYTTPRDLYNFSKAMFSKDFLKPGLMEQVFTPYSNEKFGMNNYGFGFRMKIFDNGEKLTYHNGWWHGTNSVFAHLLKSKVTIIAIGNKYSGKVYTALALSGLFEDFPPQKDKLHSIMSDEKDTLKGHGEVYGE, from the coding sequence ATGCGTAATCTTGTACTTATTGTAGCTGTCTTCTTATCTGTTTTTTCCTGTAAAAAAAAATCTGAAAATCAGGATGCTGCCGTCGGCAGTACGACCAATCTTCCGAATTACGGAAATGTGGATTTTAGCAAGGCATTCACGCCGGCGGAAAGCCAGGTTCCGGATAAGGCATCACTCGTACGATACATCGATCAGTATTATAAAAAAGTATGGGAAAGAGGCGATCTCAGCGGAGGAATTTTAGTGGCAAAAGGAGATGACATTTTATATGAAAACTACCGTGGTTTTGCCAGGGAAGGGAATCAGAAGCCGATCGACCGGAATACCCCGCTCCACGTAGCTTCGGTTTCCAAAACATTAACGGCGATGGCCATGATGAAACTTATCGAGGCCGGAAAAATTAATTTATCGGATCCTCTGACGAAGTTTTTCCCGGGATTTCCTTATCCTCAGGTTACCGTTAAAACTTTGCTTGACCAGAGAAGCGGACTTCCGAAATATGAATACTTCATAACCAAGATACAGCCGGCTCCGGCTGAGCTTTCCAAAGCTTTCCTTACCAATGAAGATATTCTTAATATGCTCATTAAATATAAGCCTGCTTTGGCAAGAGATACAGATACGGGTTTTATGTATTGCAATACCAATTTCGCCATGCTGGCCCTGGTAATCGAAAAAGTAACCAAGACACCTTTCCCGCAGGCCATGAAAGAAATGATCTTCGATCCGCTGAAAATGAAGAATACCTACATTTTTCAGGAAAAAGATATTCCGACGGCTTCACAGTCATTTTACTACGGCGGAAGCAAGCTGTATCCTTTAGACAGACTGGATCTTATTTACGGGGATAAAAATGTATATACAACGCCGAGAGATCTGTACAACTTCTCAAAGGCGATGTTTTCAAAAGATTTCTTAAAGCCCGGGCTGATGGAACAGGTTTTTACGCCTTACAGCAATGAGAAATTCGGAATGAATAATTACGGTTTCGGTTTCAGAATGAAAATTTTTGACAACGGAGAAAAGCTGACCTATCACAACGGCTGGTGGCACGGTACAAACTCTGTATTTGCCCATTTGCTGAAATCCAAAGTCACCATTATAGCCATTGGGAATAAGTATTCCGGCAAGGTATATACGGCTCTGGCCTTATCAGGATTGTTTGAAGATTTCCCGCCGCAGAAAGACAAGCTTCACAGCATCATGAGCGATGAAAAAGATACATTAAAAGGACATGGCGAAGTTTATGGAGAATAA
- a CDS encoding Ig-like domain-containing protein, which translates to MKRFLFLFVIGFLLQSCARVGSPIGGTKDTLAPKFLSSNIDTTRINVPRDIKELRLDFDEYVTLKDVNKNLIISPPIKNITRIIPSNIANKFVLIQWKDTLQANTTYNFNFGNSIADNNEGNILRYFNFAFSTGNKLDDLYISGDIKDALSTKKPGENKYVVGLYQVKDTMNYKQKPYYITKVDDDGYFELNYLSPGKYRIIAFEDENGNSIYDPGKEKVGFQKDPVTVEKSISGLNLKLYPSRKPVKYLEMKESPGGVLMAFEGKPEEVRVQPLNEKIKDYKVTHAPKSDTVRIWFDAVKSDVGQTATENLKFGYNAGVGKKDSLYSASLFYKYNAKNAMDINSDNGGSLLPPGEDFKISSNYYIDKISTDKWIFRTAGDSLNTIPFTARISDKNPYQILVKADFIAGKKYQLTVPKETVSSFYAKNSQSKRFDFEADKVENYGSLKFILQNAPASSYWIQLLDTTDKVLYQKYAKGSEVKFDILKPGEYIVRILVDNNGNSYWDEADFQNDVFAEDSYIYYKTAVVRPLWDSNENWDLKDTRVLDTSKLSFPKTNTTTPKDTKKPDLKSNNTLLTPNGSTLTR; encoded by the coding sequence ATGAAAAGATTCCTTTTTTTATTTGTTATCGGTTTTCTGTTGCAGTCTTGTGCAAGAGTGGGTTCGCCTATCGGCGGGACTAAAGATACACTGGCTCCTAAATTTTTAAGTTCCAACATCGATACGACGAGAATAAATGTTCCGAGAGATATCAAGGAGCTTCGTCTCGATTTTGATGAATATGTGACGCTGAAAGATGTAAATAAAAACCTCATCATTTCTCCGCCAATCAAGAATATCACCCGAATTATTCCTTCCAACATTGCCAATAAATTTGTCCTGATCCAGTGGAAAGATACGCTGCAGGCTAATACGACCTACAATTTTAATTTCGGAAATTCCATTGCCGATAACAACGAAGGAAATATTCTCCGGTATTTCAATTTTGCTTTTTCTACAGGAAACAAATTGGATGATCTGTACATCAGCGGTGATATCAAAGATGCTTTATCGACTAAAAAACCGGGCGAAAATAAATATGTTGTAGGACTGTATCAGGTAAAAGATACCATGAACTACAAACAAAAGCCTTACTATATTACGAAGGTAGATGACGATGGCTATTTTGAGCTGAATTACCTGTCGCCGGGAAAATACAGGATTATTGCTTTTGAAGATGAAAACGGAAACTCTATTTACGATCCGGGAAAAGAAAAAGTAGGATTCCAGAAAGATCCGGTAACGGTAGAAAAATCAATTTCCGGATTGAATCTTAAATTGTATCCATCCCGAAAGCCGGTGAAGTATCTTGAAATGAAAGAAAGCCCTGGAGGCGTACTGATGGCATTTGAAGGTAAACCAGAAGAAGTAAGGGTACAGCCACTCAATGAAAAGATCAAAGATTATAAAGTTACCCACGCTCCAAAATCCGATACGGTAAGAATCTGGTTTGACGCCGTAAAAAGTGATGTAGGTCAGACGGCTACGGAAAACCTTAAATTCGGCTATAATGCAGGAGTGGGAAAAAAAGATTCCCTATACAGTGCCTCGCTGTTTTATAAATACAATGCCAAAAATGCAATGGACATCAACAGCGATAATGGCGGAAGCCTGCTTCCTCCGGGAGAAGACTTTAAGATCAGTTCCAATTATTATATCGACAAGATCAGTACCGATAAATGGATTTTCAGAACAGCAGGCGACAGCTTGAATACCATTCCGTTTACAGCTAGAATCTCCGACAAAAATCCTTATCAAATCTTGGTAAAAGCAGACTTCATAGCAGGAAAAAAATACCAGCTTACCGTTCCTAAAGAAACCGTTTCTTCTTTTTATGCTAAAAATTCGCAGTCAAAGCGTTTTGATTTTGAAGCAGATAAAGTTGAAAACTACGGAAGTCTGAAATTTATATTGCAGAATGCACCTGCTTCCAGCTATTGGATTCAGCTGTTGGATACTACGGATAAAGTGCTTTATCAGAAATATGCGAAAGGCAGCGAAGTAAAATTTGATATCCTGAAGCCGGGAGAATATATTGTACGAATTCTTGTAGACAACAACGGAAACAGCTACTGGGATGAAGCGGATTTCCAGAATGATGTTTTTGCCGAAGATTCCTATATTTATTACAAGACAGCCGTGGTAAGGCCGCTTTGGGACAGCAACGAAAACTGGGACCTGAAAGATACCAGAGTACTGGATACTTCGAAATTGAGTTTCCCGAAAACCAATACCACAACACCAAAAGATACAAAGAAACCGGATCTTAAGAGCAATAATACATTGCTTACGCCTAACGGGTCCACGCTTACCAGGTAA